A stretch of DNA from Candidatus Pseudomonas phytovorans:
TGCGTGTGAGCTACCAGTTGGGCCAGCAGCGGTGCCGCATCGATGTGGAGGATGACGGCCCGGGGATCCCGGAGGGTTTCTGGGACCGCATCTTCACCCCGTTCACTCGCCTGGATGACAGCCGCACCCGTGCGTCAGGTGGGCATGGCCTGGGCCTGTCTATCGTGCGGCGAATCATTTACTGGCACACGGGCCGGGCGACGGTGGGGCGCAGCGAAGCGCTGGGTGGTGCCTGCTTCAGCCTGAATTGGCCACGGCAGCAGGCGCCACTGTAAAGGTCAGACGCTGACCAGGCTGAGCAGGTGGCCGTCCTGCAGGCAGAACTGGCCTTGCAACTCGGCGCCGTGGCGCCACTGCGGCGACAGGTCGGTGAGCAGGCGCAGGTGCGCCAGGCCTTCGGTGGACCAGTCGAGCACTTCGGCGTGTTCGAAATAGAAGCGCTGGCGGGTCAGCGGGTAGAGGGTCTTGAACAGGCTTTCCTTCAGCGAGAAGGTCAGGGTGACCGTCAGGCCGAGCTGGCGGCGGTCCAGGCGTTCGAGCTCGGGCGGGGTGAGGATTTCGGCCATCAGCCGCTCGGCGCGTTCGTCATCCAGCAGGGCTTCCTGGTCCAGCCCAAGGCCTTGGCAACTGCCTTCGGCGGCGACCACGGCGGCGGCCCAGCCTTTGCCGTGGGTGATCGAGCCGTGGATGCCCGCCGGCCAGACCGGTGAACGGTCCTCATGGGTACCCGGCACGTAGTCACGGCTGTCCAGGCGCTGCAGCGCGTCGCGGGCGCATACTCGACCGGCCAGGTACTCGGCCTGGCGCTTGGCCACCGAGCGCTGCAGGCTGGCGCTGGGCACCACGCCGGCGCGCTGGAAATCGTCGGGTGCCAGGCGGGCAGGGTCGAAGGTACAGCTGACCAGCACCGCGCCGGGCAGCGGGCGGGGTAAGGGCCAGTGGTGCTGGAGTGGGGCGCAGCAGGCGGGGAGAGTGTTCATGGGGCTATTGTGCCAGCCGCAGCGGCGGTGTGGGAGGTGGGATTGCCGGGGCCGCAAGGCGGCCCCTGGCAATCCTTATTTGAACACCTTCTTGAAGAACGCCTGCATATCCGCCCAAGAGCTCTCGTCTGCCGCCTTGTTATAGCCAATGTCCGGTCCACCATGGTCGCCATGGCTCAGGCGGTCAGCATCGGGGTTGGTAAACCCGTGCTTGGCCCCTTCAATGCTGACGAACTGGTAGTTGACCTTGGCCGCATCCATTTCCGCCTTGAACGCGTCCACTTGCTGCTGGGTGACCATGCTGTCCGCCGCGCCATGTTCAACCAGGATGTCCGCACGCACCACACCAGGCTTGGCCGGCGTCTGAGTGGCCAGCGCGCCATGGAAGCTCACCACACCGTCCAGTTTCACTCCCCGGCGTGCGGCGTCCAGCACCACCTTGCCGCCAAAGCAGTAGCCCACAGCGCCCAGCTCATGCTTGTTGACGTTCGGCTGTTTTTTCAGCAAATCCAGGCCCGCGTCAAAGCGCGCTGCCGCCGCGGCCGGGTCTTTCATCGCTTCGGCCATGAATGCCTGGGCATCCTGCGGATGCTCGGTGTGCTTGCCATCGCCGTACATGTCGATGGCCAGCGCTTTATAGCCCAGGGCCGCAAGGTCTCTTGCACGGCGCTTGGCATAGTCATTCAGGCCCCACCATTCATGCACCACGACGATACCTGGACGTTTGTCGTCCAGCGCGTCGTCGTAGGCGTAGTAGCCGACCAGGCGGTTGCCGTCGGCGTCCTGGTAGGGGATCTCGCGGGTCACCACTGCCGCTTGGGCGAGGGCGGCGCTGCACATCAGGGTCAGGGCCAGCAGGGCACGCATCTTTACTACTCCTTGTCTTGCAGACAGTTCGTTCAGCCGGGGTTCAGCCAGGGTTCAGTCGCGGTTCAGGGTGCCTTCCTTACTCTAGCTTCCAGACCGAAACAGCGCACCCAACTGGAGTATCCAGCCATGAAAACCTTCAATACCCTGCTTGCCGCCATGGCCGTCTGCGCCGCTGGCATCACCTCCGCCCAGGCCGCCGACGACAACTTCGCCAGCCTGACCTACGGCCAGACCAGCGACAAGGTTCGCAAATCGGGCCTGCTGCAGCGCAATACCGACAGCCTCAATGCCGACGGTATCATCGGCAAGGACGACACCTGGGGTGTACGTGTGGGCAAGATCAATGATCAGGGCCGCTACTACATGACCTATGACAACGTCTCGGGTGACCACAGCGGCCTCAAGCTGCGCCAGGAAAACCTGCTGGGCAGTTACGACCTGTTCCTGCCGGTGGGTGATACTACCAAGCTGTTCGGCGGTGGCAGCCTGGGCATGACCAAGCTCACCCAGGACTCGCCAGGCGCCAGCCGGGATACCGACTACGGTTATGCCTACGGCCTGCAGGCCGGCGTGATCCAGGACATCACCGACAGGGCCTCGGTGGAGCTGGGCTACCGTTACCTGCGCACCAATGCTGCGACCGAAGTGGGTGAGCATGGCGGGCCGAAGGACGGCACCCTGCGTCTGACCAGCAGTGCCCAGACTTACCTGGCAGCCAGCTACAAGTTCTGACGGGCGAGCCGCGCTATCCTGTACCGGCCTCTTCGCGGGCACGCCCGCTCCCACAGGTACTGCACAAGCTTCAGAAACTGTGCGATTCCTGTGGGAGCGGGCGTGCCCGCGAAAGGGCCGGTACAGGCAATACACATAAGGAGCTGCACATGAAACTGCTGGTGGTCGAGGACGAAGCGCTGCTTCGCCATCACCTCTACACCCGCCTGGGCGAAAGCGGCCATGTGGTCGAGGCGGTCGCCGATGCCGAGGAGGCGCTGTACCAGGCCGGGCAGTACCACTTCGACCTGGCCATCATCGACCTGGGCCTGCCCGGTATCAGTGGCCTGGAGCTGATCACGCGCTTGCGCAGCCAGGACAAGACCTTCCCCATTCTCATCCTCACCGCCCGCGGCAACTGGCAGGACAAGGTCGAGGGCCTGGCCGCCGGTGCCGACGACTACCTGGTCAAACCGTTCCAGTTCGAAGAGCTGGAAGCACGGCTCAACGCCCTGTTGCGCCGCTCCAGCGGCTTCACCCAGTCGACCATCGCCGCAGGCCCATTGGTACTCGACCTCAACCGCAAGCAGGCCACCCTCGACGAACAGCCGCTGGCGCTGACCGCCTACGAATACCGCATTCTCGAATACCTCATGCGCCATCATCAGCAGGTGGTGGCCAAGGACCGCCTGATGGAGCAGCTGTACCCGGGAGACGAAGAGCGCGACCCCAATGTCATCGAAGTTCTGGTCGGCCGCCTGCGCCGCAAGCTTGAAGGCGAGCGCGGCTTCAAACCTATCGACACGGTTCGCGGCCTGGGCTATCTGTTCACCGAGCGCTGCCGATGATCCGCTCGCTGCGGGTGCGCCTGATGCTGGCCGCCGCAGTACTGGCTCTGCTGTTCATGCTGGCGCTGCTGCCTGCTTTGCAGAAGGCCTTCAGCCTGGCCCTGCAGGAATCGATCGAGCAGCGCCTGGCTTCGGATGTGACCACGCTGATTTCCGCAGCACGCATCGAGCATGGCCAGTTGCAGATGCCGACGCTGCTGCCGGACGAGCGTTACAACCTGCCGTATACCGGCCTGCTCGGCTACATCTTCGACCGCGACGGCAACCTGGTCTGGCAGTCGCGGGCCACCGCTGACCGGCATATCAACTACCGCCCACGCTACGACGGGCGCGGCAACGAATTTGCCCGTATCCATCAGGCCGATGGCGAAGAGTTCTTCGTCTACGACGTCGAGATCAAGTTGTTGGGTGGCCAGAGCGCCGCCTACAGCATTGTTGCCCTGCAGCCGGTGAGCGAATACAAGGCCACCCTCAATGGCCTGCGGGAAAAACTCTACCTTGGCTTCGGTGCGGCCTTGCTGGCACTGATGGGGCTGCTTTGGGCAGGCCTGACCTGGGGGCTGCGCTCGTTGCGCCGGCTCAGCCACGAGCTGGATGAGGTGGAGTCCGGGGCACGCGATGGCTTGAGCGGCGAGCACCCTCGCGAGCTACTGCGCCTGACCCGCTCGCTCAACCGCCTGTTGCGCAGTGAGCGTGAGCAGCGCACGCGCTACCGCGATTCGCTGGATGACCTGGCGCACAGCCTGAAGACGCCACTGGCGGTGTTGCAAGGTGTGGGCGAAAGCCTGCAGCAGCGCAGCGGTGAGCGCGAGCAGGCACGGGTGCTGCAAAGCCAGATCGAGCGCATGAGCCAGCAGATCGACTACCAGTTGCAACGCGCCAGCCTGCGCAAGAGCGGCCTGGTGCGCCACAGCGTGAGGCTGCGGCCGTTGCTCGACAGCCTGTGCAGCACGTTGGCCAAGGTGTACCGGGACAAGCAGGTGAACGTGGCCCTGGAGTTGCCTGATGCGGCACAGGTGCCGATGGAGAAGGGCGCCTTGCTGGAAATGCTCGGCAACCTGCTGGAAAACGCCTACCGCCTGAGCCTGGGCCAGGTGC
This window harbors:
- a CDS encoding 4'-phosphopantetheinyl transferase superfamily protein; protein product: MNTLPACCAPLQHHWPLPRPLPGAVLVSCTFDPARLAPDDFQRAGVVPSASLQRSVAKRQAEYLAGRVCARDALQRLDSRDYVPGTHEDRSPVWPAGIHGSITHGKGWAAAVVAAEGSCQGLGLDQEALLDDERAERLMAEILTPPELERLDRRQLGLTVTLTFSLKESLFKTLYPLTRQRFYFEHAEVLDWSTEGLAHLRLLTDLSPQWRHGAELQGQFCLQDGHLLSLVSV
- a CDS encoding dienelactone hydrolase family protein, whose product is MRALLALTLMCSAALAQAAVVTREIPYQDADGNRLVGYYAYDDALDDKRPGIVVVHEWWGLNDYAKRRARDLAALGYKALAIDMYGDGKHTEHPQDAQAFMAEAMKDPAAAAARFDAGLDLLKKQPNVNKHELGAVGYCFGGKVVLDAARRGVKLDGVVSFHGALATQTPAKPGVVRADILVEHGAADSMVTQQQVDAFKAEMDAAKVNYQFVSIEGAKHGFTNPDADRLSHGDHGGPDIGYNKAADESSWADMQAFFKKVFK
- a CDS encoding response regulator, producing MKLLVVEDEALLRHHLYTRLGESGHVVEAVADAEEALYQAGQYHFDLAIIDLGLPGISGLELITRLRSQDKTFPILILTARGNWQDKVEGLAAGADDYLVKPFQFEELEARLNALLRRSSGFTQSTIAAGPLVLDLNRKQATLDEQPLALTAYEYRILEYLMRHHQQVVAKDRLMEQLYPGDEERDPNVIEVLVGRLRRKLEGERGFKPIDTVRGLGYLFTERCR
- a CDS encoding ATP-binding protein → MIRSLRVRLMLAAAVLALLFMLALLPALQKAFSLALQESIEQRLASDVTTLISAARIEHGQLQMPTLLPDERYNLPYTGLLGYIFDRDGNLVWQSRATADRHINYRPRYDGRGNEFARIHQADGEEFFVYDVEIKLLGGQSAAYSIVALQPVSEYKATLNGLREKLYLGFGAALLALMGLLWAGLTWGLRSLRRLSHELDEVESGARDGLSGEHPRELLRLTRSLNRLLRSEREQRTRYRDSLDDLAHSLKTPLAVLQGVGESLQQRSGEREQARVLQSQIERMSQQIDYQLQRASLRKSGLVRHSVRLRPLLDSLCSTLAKVYRDKQVNVALELPDAAQVPMEKGALLEMLGNLLENAYRLSLGQVRVSLEQAPGQLILCIEDDGPGVPADQRERILERGERLDSQHPGQGIGLAVVKDIVDSYDAVLSLGDSPLGGAAFRITFNLE